The segment CAGAGGCTAACAACCTATTGGATAGAACCTATTTTGATTTAGGAAATATTCCCCAACCAGGTTTTTGGTTTAAAACAGGAATAAAATGTAAGTTCTATTTATAATTGAGGTATAAAATTTAAATTAAAAGGGAGTTATCTATTGCCATATAGACAACTCCCTTTTTATCATTATACCTGCTGGAAAGCGAGCCATAGAATACTTTACAACTTCTTTAAAAGTGCTAATTTCACTGACGGACAACAAGTATACTAAAAAGTAATAATCTTCAGTACATCAGGGACATCATCTCATCATGTCGGTGTCAAGAGAATGACATGTCGGTGTTAAGACATCGCGATATCAGGGTCAGAATATATTTGATTATTAAAATTCAAAAGAGATTAATGGCAATAGACTCTATATAATTCTGATTAAAAAAACAAAAGAATAGAGAAACTAGATGTATCTATCAGGAAAGACAAAATGGAATAAAAAATACACTTTAGATATCAACAAGAATACGACTTTTGTACAAATAGAAAACCTAAAAGATTTAGATCTTAAATAAGAGCAAGTACGAGATCAAATATTAAACACGTTATATCCTAAAAATAAAAGACTTAACATCTTAATATATCTTATTAAGAATGCAAAACTTTTTGTTTTTAGTGTAGTTTCCTCTTTTTGTGCTAAATTTGTAACCTCAATAAGCTTGCTATCTAGATAAAAACATGCTTATTAGAAGAATTACAGTTATACACTAAAATAATATTAATGAAGTTCTTTACGAAAGAGGTCAAAATAGGATTAGCTGGCATCATTGCTCTATTCTTTCTTATATATGGTATTAATTACCTAAAAGGTGTAGAGATGTTTAAGCCATCTAGTTATATGTATGTATCATTCAAAAATGTAAACGGACTAGCAAAATCGAGTCCTGTATTTGCAGACGGCTATAAAGTAGGATTGGTTCGAGATATTATTTACGATTACAACAAATCCGAAAATGTATTGGTGGAAGTTGAATTAGATACAGACTTAAGAATACCAAAAGGTAGTTCAGGAGAGCTTGTCCCCGAGTTAATGGGAGGTGTAAGAATGAATCTTCTATTAGCCAACAA is part of the Bacteroides coprosuis DSM 18011 genome and harbors:
- a CDS encoding hypothetical protein (SPTR: Putative uncharacterized protein;~IMG reference gene:2504108193) produces the protein MYLSGKTKWNKKYTLDINKNTTFVQIENLKDLDLK